In one window of Henckelia pumila isolate YLH828 chromosome 1, ASM3356847v2, whole genome shotgun sequence DNA:
- the LOC140881299 gene encoding transcription factor bHLH153-like isoform X2, whose protein sequence is MFEELIEKKMMEHKRSLSSLDQSSFVNLIPKRLKTDVALSPKDKKEKVSERISALQQLVSPYGKTDTASVLFEAMEYIKFLHEQVLSAPYLYSTPTTQPLEMEACNGLKDRGLCVIPISLIDGVASSNGADIWAPIKTSLSSRRSVSEESSVIT, encoded by the exons ATG TTTGAGGAACTGATAGAAAAGAAGATGATGGAACACAAAAGAAGTCTTAGCTCACTTGACCAAAGCAGCTTTGTAAATTTGATACCAAAGCGATTAAAGACTGATGTAGCACTCTCTCCCAAG GATAAGAAAGAGAAGGTTAGTGAACGAATTTCGGCTCTTCAACAGCTTGTCTCACCATATGGAAAG ACCGATACAGCTTCAGTACTTTTTGAGGCGATGGAATACATAAAATTCCTTCATGAACAG GTACTGAGTGCCCCATACTTATATAGCACACCAACAACCCAGCCACTG GAAATGGAAGCATGCAATGGCCTCAAAGACAGAGGCTTATGTGTCATCCCGATTTCGTTGATTGATGGAGTTGCGAGCAGCAACGGAGCAGATATTTGGGCCCCCATTAAGACCAGTCTGAGTTCTAGAAGATCAGTTTCGGAGGAAAGTTCAGTGATAACCTGA
- the LOC140881299 gene encoding transcription factor bHLH153-like isoform X3 — translation MMEHKRSLSSLDQSSFVNLIPKRLKTDVALSPKDKKEKVSERISALQQLVSPYGKTDTASVLFEAMEYIKFLHEQVKVLSAPYLYSTPTTQPLEMEACNGLKDRGLCVIPISLIDGVASSNGADIWAPIKTSLSSRRSVSEESSVIT, via the exons ATGATGGAACACAAAAGAAGTCTTAGCTCACTTGACCAAAGCAGCTTTGTAAATTTGATACCAAAGCGATTAAAGACTGATGTAGCACTCTCTCCCAAG GATAAGAAAGAGAAGGTTAGTGAACGAATTTCGGCTCTTCAACAGCTTGTCTCACCATATGGAAAG ACCGATACAGCTTCAGTACTTTTTGAGGCGATGGAATACATAAAATTCCTTCATGAACAGGTTAAG GTACTGAGTGCCCCATACTTATATAGCACACCAACAACCCAGCCACTG GAAATGGAAGCATGCAATGGCCTCAAAGACAGAGGCTTATGTGTCATCCCGATTTCGTTGATTGATGGAGTTGCGAGCAGCAACGGAGCAGATATTTGGGCCCCCATTAAGACCAGTCTGAGTTCTAGAAGATCAGTTTCGGAGGAAAGTTCAGTGATAACCTGA
- the LOC140881299 gene encoding transcription factor bHLH153-like isoform X1, with product MFEELIEKKMMEHKRSLSSLDQSSFVNLIPKRLKTDVALSPKDKKEKVSERISALQQLVSPYGKTDTASVLFEAMEYIKFLHEQVKVLSAPYLYSTPTTQPLEMEACNGLKDRGLCVIPISLIDGVASSNGADIWAPIKTSLSSRRSVSEESSVIT from the exons ATG TTTGAGGAACTGATAGAAAAGAAGATGATGGAACACAAAAGAAGTCTTAGCTCACTTGACCAAAGCAGCTTTGTAAATTTGATACCAAAGCGATTAAAGACTGATGTAGCACTCTCTCCCAAG GATAAGAAAGAGAAGGTTAGTGAACGAATTTCGGCTCTTCAACAGCTTGTCTCACCATATGGAAAG ACCGATACAGCTTCAGTACTTTTTGAGGCGATGGAATACATAAAATTCCTTCATGAACAGGTTAAG GTACTGAGTGCCCCATACTTATATAGCACACCAACAACCCAGCCACTG GAAATGGAAGCATGCAATGGCCTCAAAGACAGAGGCTTATGTGTCATCCCGATTTCGTTGATTGATGGAGTTGCGAGCAGCAACGGAGCAGATATTTGGGCCCCCATTAAGACCAGTCTGAGTTCTAGAAGATCAGTTTCGGAGGAAAGTTCAGTGATAACCTGA